From a region of the candidate division TA06 bacterium genome:
- a CDS encoding type IV pilus twitching motility protein PilT → MTIRQLLEEMVQKGASDLHLTAGAPPIFRIDGELAPTNYEVLTPERTEELVYSLLSDQQKKKFEMEHELDLSFGIPNLSRFRANAFVQRGCVAMAIRTIPFEIKTFKELGLPPVVAELSSRPKGLILITGPTGCGKSTTLATMIDAINGTRRCHIVTVEDPIEYIFRHKKCIINQRQVGSDTKSFSNALKYVLRQDPDVVMVGEMRDLETMSAALMISETGHLTFATLHTNSAAESVERIVDVFPTNQQPQVRSQLAFVLLGVLTQSLIPRLKGGRCLSMEIMVATPAIKALVRDDKVHQIYSLIQAGQKYGMATMNQSLYNLYSGKQISMDNAFSYSRNVEELERMIEEKSEMVA, encoded by the coding sequence ATGACAATAAGACAACTTCTGGAAGAGATGGTTCAAAAGGGGGCGAGCGATCTGCACCTTACTGCAGGCGCGCCTCCCATCTTCAGAATAGACGGGGAGCTTGCCCCGACCAATTACGAGGTGCTCACTCCTGAGAGAACTGAGGAGCTAGTATACAGTCTCCTCTCAGACCAGCAGAAGAAGAAGTTCGAGATGGAACATGAGCTCGACCTTTCTTTTGGCATACCCAATCTATCCAGATTCAGGGCGAACGCATTCGTTCAGCGTGGCTGCGTGGCGATGGCCATAAGAACTATTCCCTTTGAAATAAAAACATTCAAGGAATTGGGTTTACCTCCTGTTGTGGCGGAGCTCTCGAGCAGACCAAAAGGCTTGATTCTGATCACCGGCCCTACTGGCTGTGGCAAGTCGACAACGCTCGCCACCATGATAGATGCTATCAATGGCACCAGAAGGTGCCACATCGTAACCGTTGAGGACCCAATTGAGTACATCTTCAGGCACAAGAAGTGCATTATCAATCAGAGGCAGGTTGGCTCTGACACCAAGTCTTTCAGCAACGCTCTGAAGTACGTTCTGAGACAGGATCCGGATGTGGTGATGGTGGGAGAGATGAGAGACCTGGAAACTATGTCGGCTGCTTTGATGATATCTGAGACAGGCCATCTTACTTTTGCAACACTCCACACCAACTCCGCGGCAGAGTCGGTGGAGAGAATTGTCGACGTCTTCCCCACAAACCAGCAGCCGCAGGTCCGCTCTCAGCTCGCTTTCGTCCTTTTGGGCGTTCTGACTCAGTCTCTGATTCCCCGACTGAAGGGGGGTAGATGTCTATCCATGGAAATAATGGTTGCGACGCCAGCCATCAAGGCTTTGGTCAGGGACGACAAAGTTCATCAGATATATAGTCTCATTCAGGCCGGGCAGAAATACGGCATGGCCACAATGAACCAGTCTCTCTACAACCTGTATAGCGGCAAGCAGATATCCATGGACAATGCATTTTCATATTCAAGAAATGTAGAGGAACTTGAGAGAATGATAGAAGAAAAGAGCGAGATGGTCGCCTAG
- the pilB gene encoding type IV-A pilus assembly ATPase PilB: MLVNEGLIDDKQLDEALSEQRATGEKIGSTLTRLGFISEETLVGFLSKQFKAPSVDLSKDSIDPAAIKYVSAEMARRYEVVPIKKRGRILTLAMVNPSDVYAIEDIKFHTGLEVAPVVAAESSIRRILDKFYQIDTELEAVMEEGRGEVMSTMEGEDVELVEFEEEEEDISQLRASGKSAPVTKLVNFLITDAVRQGASDIHIEPYERILRVRFRIDGVLHEVLSPPYRLKGAIISRIKIMATLNIAERRIPQDGRIKVKVGQKMIDLRVSIVPTLYGEKVVMRILDKSALMLDMTDLGFEEEALKVFLKAIELPYGIILVTGPTGSGKSTTLYSALSRLNTPNVHILTVEDPVEYNLRGINQVQVNDEIGLTFAFALRAFLRQSPNIIMVGEIRDSETAEIAVRAALTGHLVLSTIHTNDAPSTINRLIDMGIEPFLVAASVTLIQAQRLVRKICSHCKEPVEPDYRLLEEAGIGREEIEGATIYHGKGCQECGSSGYKGRLAIFEVMPISPKVRQLILERSSNLTMQNAAKQEGMKTLREDVLLKLKHGVTTIEEVIRQTASMEK, translated from the coding sequence ATGCTGGTAAACGAAGGCCTAATAGACGACAAACAGCTTGATGAGGCCCTCTCAGAACAGCGCGCAACGGGCGAGAAAATAGGGTCTACACTGACAAGACTCGGTTTCATAAGTGAGGAGACCCTGGTCGGATTTCTAAGCAAGCAGTTCAAAGCGCCTTCGGTCGATCTGTCCAAGGACTCGATAGATCCCGCTGCGATCAAATACGTTTCCGCGGAAATGGCTCGCCGGTACGAGGTCGTGCCCATAAAGAAAAGGGGGAGGATTCTGACTCTGGCAATGGTGAATCCTTCTGATGTTTATGCGATTGAGGACATCAAGTTTCATACAGGCCTCGAAGTAGCCCCGGTGGTGGCCGCTGAGAGCTCCATAAGGAGGATTCTGGATAAGTTCTACCAGATTGATACAGAACTTGAGGCCGTCATGGAAGAGGGTCGCGGCGAAGTGATGAGCACCATGGAGGGTGAGGATGTGGAGCTCGTGGAATTCGAGGAGGAGGAGGAGGACATAAGCCAGCTTAGAGCTTCCGGGAAATCCGCACCTGTAACGAAACTGGTGAACTTCTTGATTACTGATGCGGTGAGACAAGGGGCGAGTGACATTCACATAGAACCCTATGAAAGAATACTTAGGGTGAGGTTCAGAATAGACGGGGTTCTTCACGAAGTCCTATCTCCCCCATACAGGCTTAAAGGTGCAATAATATCGAGAATCAAGATTATGGCCACTCTGAACATAGCAGAAAGAAGGATACCTCAGGATGGAAGAATCAAGGTGAAGGTTGGCCAGAAGATGATAGACCTACGGGTAAGCATTGTTCCCACCTTGTATGGTGAGAAGGTTGTTATGAGGATACTTGACAAGAGTGCTCTTATGCTGGACATGACCGACCTTGGATTCGAAGAGGAAGCTTTGAAGGTATTTCTGAAAGCGATAGAACTACCCTACGGAATCATACTCGTAACCGGCCCCACGGGTAGTGGGAAGTCCACAACCCTCTATTCAGCCCTCTCCAGACTGAACACGCCAAATGTACACATACTCACCGTTGAGGACCCGGTGGAGTACAATCTCAGAGGAATCAACCAGGTCCAGGTGAACGACGAGATTGGGTTGACATTCGCATTTGCCCTCAGGGCATTCCTGAGACAGTCACCCAACATCATAATGGTTGGAGAGATCAGAGACTCTGAGACTGCCGAGATCGCCGTGAGAGCAGCTCTGACAGGCCATTTGGTGCTTTCCACCATCCACACCAACGATGCCCCGAGCACCATCAACAGGCTCATAGACATGGGTATCGAGCCCTTTCTTGTGGCGGCATCTGTGACTCTCATACAGGCTCAGAGGTTGGTCAGAAAAATCTGCTCGCACTGCAAGGAGCCAGTTGAGCCTGACTACAGATTGCTCGAGGAGGCAGGCATAGGTAGAGAAGAGATTGAGGGGGCCACAATCTATCATGGAAAAGGGTGTCAGGAGTGTGGAAGCTCAGGATACAAAGGGAGGCTAGCTATATTCGAGGTTATGCCCATAAGTCCAAAGGTCAGACAGCTTATTCTAGAGAGGTCTTCCAATTTGACAATGCAGAATGCGGCCAAACAGGAAGGTATGAAAACACTCCGTGAGGACGTGTTGTTGAAGCTGAAGCATGGGGTTACCACCATAGAAGAAGTGATAAGGCAAACAGCATCCATGGAGAAGTGA
- the pilB gene encoding type IV-A pilus assembly ATPase PilB produces MAAKLGDMLVSAGLLTAEQLKTALAEQKRVGGRLGTNLVKLGFLSEDEITQFLQKQYGVSSINLSDYNIDQAILDLVPSELATKYRCIPLERRGKVLTVAMVNPADVLAIEDIKFTTGFEVKPVVAAESSIVKAIEEQYQAAGMLDEVMKDIGDESAEVEVVQKTDEEEDEMTDLAAAADSAPVVKLVNSILLEAVDRRVSDIHIEPYEKELRIRFRIDGILHEVMHPPYRMRKAIVSRLKIMSKLKISEKRLPQDGRIKIRIKGRPVDLRVSTVPTLFGEKMALRILDRTAVSFDLVSLGFEREPMLQFIKGISSPYGIVLVTGPTGCGKTTTLYAAINKINAPDVNITTAEDPVEYSLLGINQVQMKASVGLTFASALRSYLRQDPDIIMVGEIRDKETAEISIRASLTGHLVLSSVHTNNAAGTVTRLVNMGVEPFLVASTMNCIESQRLLRKVCQSCKEPMTPNPALLKDVGIDPSEFEGFTLYKGKGCRECNNTGYRGRLGIFEVMAVSSDIRELILDRAPTDALAKAAKDGGMTTLREAAIKRAKEGVTDIFEVIKETSQR; encoded by the coding sequence ATGGCCGCCAAACTAGGGGATATGCTTGTTTCTGCTGGTCTGCTCACCGCAGAGCAGCTCAAAACCGCTCTTGCCGAGCAGAAACGTGTGGGCGGACGCCTGGGAACCAACCTTGTCAAGCTCGGTTTTCTCTCCGAGGATGAAATAACTCAGTTCCTCCAGAAGCAGTACGGCGTTTCTTCCATCAACCTGTCCGACTACAACATTGATCAGGCTATTCTTGACCTCGTGCCCAGTGAGCTTGCTACAAAATATCGTTGTATTCCACTGGAGCGGAGGGGGAAAGTATTGACCGTGGCGATGGTCAACCCTGCGGATGTCCTTGCGATTGAGGACATAAAATTTACCACCGGATTTGAGGTCAAGCCTGTTGTTGCGGCCGAAAGCAGTATCGTGAAAGCGATAGAAGAACAATATCAGGCTGCAGGAATGCTGGATGAAGTGATGAAGGATATTGGGGACGAGTCGGCAGAGGTAGAGGTGGTGCAGAAGACGGACGAGGAAGAGGATGAGATGACTGACCTCGCCGCCGCCGCTGACTCCGCGCCAGTAGTGAAGCTGGTAAACAGTATACTTCTGGAGGCTGTAGATAGAAGGGTGAGTGACATACACATAGAGCCCTACGAGAAAGAGTTGAGAATCAGGTTCAGGATTGACGGTATCCTGCACGAAGTGATGCATCCGCCGTACAGAATGAGGAAAGCGATAGTCTCCAGACTGAAGATTATGTCAAAGCTGAAGATTTCGGAGAAGAGGCTGCCCCAGGACGGAAGGATTAAGATCAGAATCAAGGGAAGACCTGTGGACCTGCGTGTCTCCACTGTGCCTACCCTCTTCGGAGAGAAGATGGCGCTAAGGATTCTTGACAGGACAGCCGTATCCTTTGACCTGGTCAGTCTTGGTTTCGAAAGAGAACCTATGCTTCAGTTCATAAAAGGGATAAGTTCGCCGTACGGGATCGTGCTGGTTACAGGACCGACCGGATGCGGCAAGACGACCACTCTCTATGCCGCTATTAACAAGATCAATGCTCCAGATGTGAACATAACCACTGCCGAAGACCCGGTGGAATACAGTCTTCTTGGCATAAACCAGGTTCAGATGAAGGCGTCTGTCGGCCTCACCTTTGCAAGCGCACTCAGGTCCTACCTCCGTCAGGACCCGGACATCATCATGGTTGGGGAGATAAGAGACAAAGAGACTGCCGAGATTTCAATTCGCGCCTCCCTCACTGGTCACCTTGTTCTCAGTAGCGTTCATACCAACAACGCCGCTGGAACCGTCACCCGACTGGTTAACATGGGTGTAGAGCCGTTCCTTGTAGCTTCGACGATGAACTGCATTGAAAGCCAGCGGCTGCTCAGGAAGGTCTGCCAGTCATGCAAGGAACCGATGACGCCGAATCCAGCCCTCCTCAAGGATGTGGGTATTGATCCGTCAGAGTTTGAGGGGTTCACGCTGTACAAGGGGAAAGGTTGCAGGGAGTGCAACAATACCGGGTACAGAGGAAGGTTGGGCATATTCGAGGTGATGGCCGTCTCATCAGATATCAGAGAGCTGATTCTTGACAGAGCCCCCACTGATGCACTGGCGAAAGCGGCCAAGGATGGGGGGATGACGACACTAAGAGAGGCAGCGATTAAGAGGGCCAAAGAAGGAGTCACAGATATTTTTGAGGTCATCAAGGAAACGTCACAGAGGTAG
- a CDS encoding helix-hairpin-helix domain-containing protein, with protein sequence MWSLEFVSDKGVSVTIFTPQERRVLLFLLAALLAGSGVKVYRSRHREIEPHPASGTLFPLTTEVDSSRVPELDTVIRLVEQRIDSPNPPDLAKNKIDINRASQKEFCLLPGIGMKLARRIVEYREAHGFFEDIEELKNISGIGEKKLSQIRNMVKVLETTGR encoded by the coding sequence ATTTGGAGCTTGGAATTTGTTTCTGACAAGGGGGTTTCCGTGACGATATTTACGCCTCAGGAGAGACGCGTTCTTCTTTTTCTCCTCGCCGCCCTTTTGGCTGGTTCGGGGGTGAAAGTCTACAGGTCCAGGCACAGGGAGATTGAGCCACACCCCGCCTCAGGTACGCTGTTTCCCTTGACGACAGAGGTCGATAGCTCCAGGGTCCCAGAACTGGACACCGTCATCAGGCTGGTGGAGCAAAGGATAGACAGCCCGAATCCGCCGGATCTGGCAAAGAACAAGATAGACATAAACAGAGCTTCGCAAAAGGAGTTCTGTCTTTTGCCAGGGATAGGCATGAAACTTGCACGACGAATAGTCGAGTACAGGGAGGCACATGGATTCTTCGAGGATATTGAAGAGTTGAAGAATATTTCAGGCATCGGGGAGAAGAAGCTATCGCAGATAAGGAACATGGTGAAGGTTCTCGAGACCACTGGCAGGTAG
- a CDS encoding M28 family peptidase yields MSSMYCSNSSNHMRLVAVMLLGLIGCSPVPQFDGRQAYRYLLTQTAMGPRNPGSKGHTACRAYLIEELSRLADTLIVQDFEAENLPGTLTNLIARFNPQVENRMILCAHWDTRPWADLDPDPANRTTPIPGANDGASGVAVLLELARVFSSRTPQKGVDIALFDGEDSGEQGRPETFCLGSAYYAKHMLRPRAAYGVLVDMVGDADLDIYVEENSMAYARHVVELIWNCAKGNTSFHGHLKHSVYDDHMNLIGAGVPCAVIIDFDYPYWHTLEDTHDKCSSRSLKAVGDVLLRIVYRYTPQN; encoded by the coding sequence TTGAGTTCGATGTACTGTTCAAATTCTAGTAACCATATGAGACTGGTTGCGGTAATGCTGTTAGGTCTCATAGGTTGCAGCCCCGTACCGCAGTTTGACGGCAGGCAGGCCTACAGGTATTTGCTCACTCAGACAGCAATGGGACCCAGAAACCCCGGTTCAAAGGGGCACACGGCCTGCAGGGCATATCTTATTGAGGAGCTCTCACGCCTTGCGGATACACTCATTGTTCAAGATTTCGAAGCTGAGAACCTGCCAGGCACGCTCACGAACCTTATCGCGCGTTTTAACCCCCAGGTCGAAAACAGAATGATCTTGTGTGCTCACTGGGACACAAGGCCTTGGGCTGACCTCGACCCCGATCCTGCAAACAGAACGACACCCATACCAGGGGCGAACGATGGTGCATCCGGTGTTGCTGTTCTTCTGGAACTGGCCAGAGTCTTCTCGAGTAGGACTCCCCAAAAGGGGGTTGACATTGCCCTCTTTGATGGGGAGGACAGTGGCGAGCAGGGTAGACCCGAGACCTTCTGCCTTGGGTCAGCATACTATGCCAAACACATGTTGAGACCAAGGGCCGCGTACGGGGTACTCGTTGACATGGTTGGTGACGCAGACCTGGACATTTATGTCGAGGAGAATTCAATGGCGTATGCCCGGCACGTCGTGGAACTCATATGGAATTGCGCAAAGGGGAACACTTCGTTTCACGGACACCTGAAACACTCTGTATATGATGACCACATGAATCTTATTGGAGCAGGAGTTCCCTGCGCTGTAATCATAGATTTTGACTATCCATATTGGCACACCTTGGAGGACACCCATGACAAGTGCTCTTCACGCAGTCTGAAGGCTGTTGGTGATGTCCTTCTCAGAATCGTATATCGCTACACTCCTCAAAACTGA